Proteins encoded together in one Bacteroidales bacterium window:
- the gldL gene encoding gliding motility protein GldL, producing MAFSLTDLVQSTGWKNFMAKLYGIGASVVIIGAMFKIQHWPGAGVMITLGLSTEAIIFFFSAFEPLHEELDWTLVYPELAGMTDPDEMENYREALTAGRAGSVLERFDQIVSQSSISAEDFNKLSEGLHKINATAAKISEITDASVATNEYVSNFKSAAQALSNMAVNYTTNTQTLQESVNLLSQSYQQTAEAVARSGQEISNHIARSGENLAGTYEKLTQSIAAYQESINNGGKGYSSQLETLNKNLAALNAVYELQLKETDQHIKENQQVFGELGSMMKNLKESVEETKKYREEMARLSENIATLNNIYGNMLSAMNVVSKK from the coding sequence ATGGCCTTCAGCTTAACCGACCTCGTCCAGTCAACCGGCTGGAAAAACTTTATGGCCAAGCTCTATGGTATCGGAGCTTCGGTGGTAATTATCGGCGCCATGTTCAAAATTCAGCACTGGCCTGGAGCAGGTGTTATGATAACCCTTGGATTGAGTACGGAAGCAATCATCTTCTTCTTCTCTGCTTTCGAACCACTTCACGAAGAACTCGACTGGACGCTCGTATACCCTGAACTGGCCGGAATGACCGATCCTGATGAAATGGAAAACTATCGGGAAGCCCTTACTGCCGGCAGGGCAGGTTCCGTGCTCGAACGATTTGACCAGATCGTCAGCCAGAGCAGTATCTCAGCCGAGGATTTTAACAAACTTAGCGAAGGCCTGCATAAAATTAATGCTACTGCAGCCAAGATCTCTGAAATTACAGATGCTTCCGTAGCAACCAATGAATATGTCAGCAACTTTAAATCTGCTGCCCAGGCCTTGAGCAATATGGCGGTCAATTATACTACAAATACTCAAACACTGCAGGAATCGGTCAACCTCCTCAGCCAGTCATATCAGCAGACAGCTGAAGCTGTTGCCAGATCAGGCCAGGAAATTTCAAATCACATCGCACGTTCCGGAGAAAACCTGGCAGGTACTTATGAAAAACTCACACAGTCCATTGCCGCTTATCAGGAAAGTATTAATAACGGGGGTAAAGGATATTCAAGCCAGCTCGAAACCCTCAATAAAAACCTTGCTGCCCTGAATGCTGTCTATGAACTCCAGCTGAAGGAAACAGACCAGCACATTAAGGAAAATCAACAAGTGTTCGGAGAACTGGGTTCCATGATGAAAAACCTCAAGGAATCCGTGGAGGAAACAAAGAAGTACAGGGAGGAAATGGCAAGATTGAGCGAAAACATCGCTACCCTGAACAATATTTATGGCAATATGCTTTCTGCCATGAATGTTGTTAGTAAAAAATAA
- a CDS encoding SUMF1/EgtB/PvdO family nonheme iron enzyme yields the protein MKKIIGLTVILVLITSCGGSDNGELTGVPGREKYFEPDPYGMVFIPQGSFNMGPSDQDVPWAENVTSKTVTVEAFWMDETEITNNEYRQFVYWVRDSIIRRMLAAQIEDFAISEDAFGNPIDPPYLNWETKIDYKDEEVNNILQELYLQPNERFFGRKELDTRKLMYEYYWIDLQQAANKNNRYNFQTKQYQGQVTNPEGQKVDITNRSAFVFRDVINVYPDTLCWVADFTYSYNEPMTTMYFWHPAYDNYPVVGVTWKQATAFCIWRTKYLNDALQKDGRYFVHDYRLPTESEWEYAARGGLDLSMYPWGGMYTRNYKGCFLANFKPLRGNYSDDGGVTTMKVGSFEPNEWGLYDMAGNVAEWTANAYDESAYIFTHDLNPDYKYNAKPDDPPSMKRKVIRGGSWKDIAYYLQCGTRSYEYQDTAKSYIGFRCVRTYLGSNK from the coding sequence ATGAAAAAGATCATTGGCCTGACAGTTATCTTAGTGCTTATCACCAGTTGCGGAGGATCTGACAATGGTGAACTTACAGGAGTTCCCGGCAGGGAAAAATACTTTGAACCCGATCCTTACGGAATGGTATTTATTCCTCAGGGAAGCTTCAATATGGGCCCCAGTGACCAGGATGTACCCTGGGCCGAAAACGTTACTTCCAAAACGGTTACCGTTGAAGCTTTCTGGATGGATGAAACCGAAATTACCAATAACGAATACCGCCAATTCGTTTACTGGGTCCGCGATTCCATCATCCGCCGCATGCTGGCCGCCCAGATTGAGGATTTCGCCATTTCCGAAGATGCCTTCGGAAACCCGATTGATCCTCCATACCTGAACTGGGAAACCAAAATCGATTACAAAGACGAAGAAGTCAATAACATTCTTCAGGAGCTTTACCTTCAGCCGAACGAACGTTTCTTCGGCCGCAAAGAGCTTGATACCCGCAAACTGATGTACGAATATTACTGGATTGACCTTCAGCAGGCGGCCAATAAGAATAACCGCTACAATTTCCAGACAAAACAATACCAGGGCCAGGTTACCAATCCTGAAGGACAGAAAGTGGATATCACAAACCGTTCTGCCTTCGTCTTCAGGGATGTTATCAATGTGTACCCTGATACCCTCTGCTGGGTTGCCGATTTTACCTATTCGTACAATGAACCTATGACTACTATGTACTTCTGGCATCCGGCCTACGATAACTACCCCGTTGTTGGAGTAACCTGGAAGCAGGCCACCGCTTTCTGCATCTGGAGAACAAAATACCTGAATGATGCCCTTCAGAAAGATGGCCGTTATTTTGTCCATGATTACCGCCTGCCCACCGAATCAGAATGGGAATATGCCGCCCGCGGAGGACTTGACCTTTCCATGTATCCCTGGGGAGGTATGTATACCCGCAACTATAAGGGATGCTTCCTCGCCAACTTCAAACCCCTCCGTGGAAATTATTCCGACGACGGCGGTGTTACCACAATGAAAGTCGGTTCCTTTGAACCCAACGAATGGGGCCTCTACGATATGGCTGGTAACGTAGCTGAATGGACTGCCAATGCGTACGATGAATCTGCCTATATCTTTACCCACGACCTGAACCCGGATTATAAATACAATGCCAAACCCGATGATCCTCCTTCCATGAAACGTAAAGTGATTCGCGGAGGATCCTGGAAAGACATTGCATACTATCTCCAGTGCGGCACACGTTCATATGAATACCAGGATACCGCCAAATCATACATCGGTTTCCGTTGTGTGAGAACGTATCTTGGCAGCAATAAATAA
- a CDS encoding type IX secretion system membrane protein PorP/SprF has translation MKRLSGTLIFLLAVNGILHAQQDPIFSQYMFNKMTFNPGFAGISNMICLGLDTRQQWVGIDGAPQTTVFHANTPFRPFGIPGGIGVNLMSDNIGFDKDLAIALAYAYHITLGEGKLGIGINAGLLNKALNGAQWKPPVQTEGDNAIPKDGESAFGFDMGLGTFYETDNLFAGFSVKHLVSSKMNFDQATTQSRMHYYLMAGYKMQLPNPAFEIQPSALVASDAKNSQVTLNTNIVYNQKFWGGVAYRMGDALIGMLGLEIFNGIRVTYSYDFSMTDLRKYNSGSHEFSVAYCFRMKVEKSPQKFKSVRFL, from the coding sequence ATGAAAAGGCTCTCCGGTACACTGATTTTTCTGCTGGCTGTGAATGGAATACTGCATGCACAGCAGGATCCTATTTTCAGCCAATATATGTTCAATAAAATGACATTTAACCCGGGATTTGCCGGTATCAGCAATATGATCTGCCTTGGGCTTGATACAAGGCAACAATGGGTTGGTATTGACGGAGCGCCACAGACAACCGTTTTCCATGCCAATACTCCTTTCCGGCCATTCGGAATTCCCGGCGGCATTGGCGTTAACCTTATGAGCGATAACATCGGCTTCGATAAAGACCTTGCTATCGCCCTGGCCTATGCCTACCATATAACTCTCGGCGAAGGAAAACTCGGTATCGGAATCAATGCGGGTTTGCTGAACAAAGCTCTTAACGGGGCACAATGGAAACCTCCTGTGCAAACCGAAGGAGATAATGCTATCCCCAAGGATGGAGAGAGTGCCTTTGGTTTTGATATGGGCCTGGGTACTTTTTACGAAACTGATAACCTTTTTGCCGGTTTTTCCGTAAAACACCTTGTGAGTTCAAAAATGAATTTTGACCAGGCCACTACCCAATCCCGCATGCACTATTATCTCATGGCAGGGTACAAAATGCAATTGCCGAATCCTGCCTTTGAGATTCAACCCTCAGCCCTGGTAGCTTCAGATGCAAAAAACTCACAGGTAACATTAAACACAAATATTGTGTATAATCAGAAATTCTGGGGTGGAGTTGCATACCGTATGGGCGATGCCCTCATCGGCATGCTGGGACTGGAGATTTTTAACGGTATACGGGTTACGTATTCCTATGATTTCTCCATGACCGATCTGCGGAAATACAACAGCGGTTCCCATGAATTCAGTGTAGCCTATTGTTTCCGCATGAAAGTGGAAAAATCTCCTCAGAAATTTAAAAGCGTTCGATTTTTATAA
- a CDS encoding formimidoylglutamase: MKLFPDYFDPVSLDKPLLEFLPRDYTFSANIKVHTAGAKAGDLADYRVALLGVPEARNSPASGFAMAPDKIREALYQTARIPRNIKIIDLGNIKRGQTVNDTYAGLTDVAVDLLQKNLTIVVLGGSQDLTVPLFRAYKKLRRPCSLLVIDNRPDLLPSPDKSAHSFSFLRTIVQEKAKILHQSTLLGFQQYLTDKSAIDILEKLYMDPLRLGQLREDISRSEPLLRDADLVSIDMNAVRYADAPGTLIPCANGLYGEELCQLARYAGLGGKTSVFGVFDILPDHDPFNVTAQLAAQTIWYFLEGLSQNLYENPLEQPEKFRKYIVANEEIPTDLTFYQSLTTERWWIEVPPESADKKPLVYSCGKEDYEAACNHQITDRLWRIFRKS, translated from the coding sequence ATGAAGCTGTTCCCCGACTATTTTGATCCGGTCAGCCTTGATAAGCCTCTGCTGGAATTTCTGCCAAGGGATTATACCTTCTCTGCCAATATTAAGGTCCACACAGCCGGAGCAAAAGCCGGCGACCTTGCAGATTACCGGGTTGCATTGCTGGGAGTTCCCGAGGCAAGAAACAGTCCTGCTTCCGGTTTTGCCATGGCTCCCGACAAAATCAGGGAAGCTCTCTACCAAACGGCACGGATCCCCAGAAACATTAAAATTATTGACCTGGGAAACATCAAAAGAGGACAGACTGTAAATGACACCTATGCCGGACTCACAGACGTGGCTGTTGATCTTCTTCAGAAAAACCTTACCATTGTTGTACTGGGCGGAAGCCAGGATCTGACCGTTCCTCTGTTCAGAGCCTACAAAAAACTACGCCGGCCCTGCTCCCTGCTGGTTATTGACAACCGTCCTGATCTGCTTCCCTCACCTGATAAATCAGCCCATTCCTTTAGCTTCCTGCGAACCATCGTTCAGGAAAAAGCCAAAATTCTTCACCAGTCTACTTTATTAGGCTTTCAGCAATACCTCACCGACAAATCAGCCATCGATATCCTCGAGAAGCTTTATATGGACCCGCTTCGCCTTGGTCAACTCCGCGAAGACATTAGCCGTTCCGAACCGCTGCTGCGCGATGCTGATCTGGTAAGCATTGATATGAACGCTGTACGCTACGCCGACGCGCCGGGCACCTTAATACCCTGCGCCAACGGATTATATGGGGAAGAATTATGCCAGCTGGCACGATACGCAGGACTGGGAGGAAAAACTTCCGTATTTGGCGTTTTTGATATACTTCCTGACCACGACCCGTTCAATGTTACGGCTCAACTGGCAGCCCAGACCATATGGTATTTTCTGGAAGGGCTCTCCCAGAACCTCTATGAAAATCCTCTTGAACAACCCGAAAAATTCAGAAAATATATTGTCGCCAACGAAGAAATACCCACCGACCTCACATTCTACCAAAGCCTTACCACGGAACGCTGGTGGATTGAAGTTCCCCCGGAATCTGCCGATAAGAAACCCCTGGTATATTCCTGTGGCAAGGAGGATTATGAAGCAGCCTGCAACCACCAGATTACAGACAGATTATGGAGAATTTTCAGAAAATCTTAG
- the topA gene encoding type I DNA topoisomerase, translated as MQENLVIVESPAKAKTIEKFLGKDFLVKSSFGHIRDLSKKNLGIDIEHNFKPEYVISDDKKKVVAELKKLVKEAKLVWLASDEDREGEAIAWHLAEVLQLNDAQTRRIVFNEITKDAILNAIKKPRNIDLNLVNAQQARRILDRLVGFELSPILWKKIKPALSAGRVQSVAVRLLVEREREINAFQSVSYFKVTALFEVKDPKGSAETFPAELSVRFQSAEETRKFLEKCKNAAFRITEVTTKPSRKSPPPPFTTSTLQQEASRKLGFSVSQTMTLAQKLYEAGKITYMRTDSVNLSDLALNVSKKVIASEFGAEYSQPRQYKTKTKGAQEAHEAIRPTYIEKETITGSAAEKKLYDLIRKRTLASQMSDALIEKTTAVIEAPGIDEHFIATGEVIKFDGFLKVYRESEDEEGEEKKGNFLPPLRQNQDALLQSVNAVQKFTYHPPRYTEASLVKKLEELGIGRPSTYAPTISTIQQRGYVVKEDRPGKPRDYMVISLSKNKITEQIKTEITGAEKAKLFPTDIGMIVNDFLVQNFQDILDYNFTATVEKEFDLIAEGQLEWTKMIRKFYSSFHKKVEETLTSKEKSKGERLLGTDPETGKPVFVKIGRFGPMVQIGDANDGKPRFASLVKGQSMDSVTLEDALAMFRFPRKLGTYMKSEVTVGIGRFGPYILHDKKFYSLNRNTDNPLTVTLERAIEIIEEKKQKDQNKLIKEFPEKPGLRILNGRYGPYIAFNNENYRIPKTKNPAELTLDECIAIIGNKEKTPRKTVRRKKS; from the coding sequence TCACCCGCCAAAGCCAAAACCATTGAAAAATTTCTCGGAAAAGATTTCCTTGTAAAATCAAGCTTCGGACACATTCGTGACCTTTCCAAAAAAAATCTCGGCATCGACATTGAACATAATTTCAAACCCGAATATGTTATTTCCGATGACAAGAAAAAGGTTGTAGCTGAACTGAAAAAACTTGTAAAGGAAGCAAAACTGGTATGGCTTGCTTCAGACGAAGACCGGGAAGGAGAAGCTATTGCCTGGCACCTTGCCGAAGTTCTTCAGCTGAACGACGCTCAAACCCGCCGGATTGTCTTCAATGAAATAACCAAAGATGCTATCCTCAATGCCATTAAAAAACCGCGGAACATTGATCTCAATCTGGTTAATGCCCAGCAGGCCCGCCGTATTCTCGACCGCCTGGTAGGTTTTGAACTTTCCCCTATCCTCTGGAAGAAAATTAAGCCTGCTCTTTCAGCCGGCCGCGTCCAGTCAGTTGCTGTGAGGCTTCTCGTTGAAAGAGAAAGGGAAATCAATGCGTTCCAGTCTGTCTCCTACTTCAAGGTTACAGCCCTTTTTGAAGTCAAAGATCCCAAAGGATCAGCGGAAACATTCCCTGCTGAATTGTCAGTCAGATTTCAATCAGCTGAGGAAACACGAAAGTTTCTGGAAAAATGCAAAAACGCAGCATTCCGGATAACCGAAGTTACAACAAAACCCTCACGAAAATCTCCTCCACCGCCTTTTACTACCTCCACCCTGCAACAGGAAGCCTCCAGAAAACTCGGATTCTCAGTTTCCCAAACTATGACCCTCGCCCAGAAACTCTATGAGGCAGGAAAAATTACTTACATGCGTACCGATTCAGTGAACCTTTCTGACCTTGCCCTGAACGTCAGCAAAAAGGTTATTGCCAGCGAATTCGGTGCCGAATACTCCCAACCAAGACAGTACAAAACAAAAACCAAAGGGGCACAGGAAGCACACGAGGCAATCCGGCCTACCTACATTGAAAAGGAAACAATTACCGGATCGGCCGCTGAAAAAAAACTCTATGACCTCATCCGCAAGAGAACCCTCGCCTCCCAGATGAGCGATGCCCTCATCGAAAAAACCACCGCCGTAATTGAAGCTCCGGGAATTGATGAACACTTTATTGCTACCGGGGAAGTCATTAAATTTGACGGTTTCCTGAAAGTGTACAGGGAATCGGAAGACGAGGAAGGAGAAGAAAAGAAAGGGAACTTTCTTCCTCCGCTCCGGCAAAACCAGGACGCCCTGCTTCAGTCAGTCAATGCCGTGCAGAAATTTACCTACCATCCTCCCCGCTATACCGAAGCAAGCCTGGTAAAAAAACTGGAGGAACTTGGAATTGGCCGGCCTTCAACCTATGCACCCACTATCTCTACCATCCAGCAACGTGGGTATGTAGTCAAGGAAGACCGCCCCGGAAAACCCCGCGATTATATGGTGATTTCCCTGTCAAAAAACAAAATCACTGAACAGATTAAAACAGAGATCACCGGCGCCGAAAAAGCCAAACTCTTCCCCACCGATATCGGAATGATCGTTAACGACTTCCTGGTGCAAAACTTCCAGGATATCCTCGACTATAACTTCACAGCTACCGTCGAAAAAGAATTTGACCTCATTGCCGAAGGCCAGCTCGAATGGACAAAAATGATCCGCAAATTCTACAGTTCGTTCCACAAAAAGGTAGAAGAAACCCTTACCAGCAAGGAAAAATCAAAAGGAGAACGGCTGCTCGGAACCGACCCCGAAACCGGCAAACCTGTCTTTGTTAAAATCGGCCGTTTCGGCCCCATGGTCCAGATCGGAGATGCCAACGACGGAAAACCTCGGTTTGCTAGCCTGGTCAAAGGACAAAGCATGGATTCTGTCACCCTTGAAGATGCTCTCGCTATGTTCCGGTTCCCGAGAAAACTTGGCACATACATGAAATCGGAAGTCACAGTCGGAATCGGACGATTCGGCCCCTACATCCTTCACGACAAGAAATTTTACTCGCTCAACAGAAATACCGATAATCCGTTAACGGTTACCCTTGAAAGAGCCATCGAAATTATCGAAGAAAAAAAACAAAAGGATCAGAATAAACTGATCAAGGAATTTCCTGAAAAACCCGGATTGCGCATTCTTAACGGACGCTATGGCCCGTACATTGCATTTAACAACGAAAACTACCGGATTCCCAAAACGAAAAATCCCGCTGAACTCACTCTCGATGAATGCATTGCCATCATCGGGAATAAGGAAAAAACTCCCCGCAAAACCGTTCGTAGAAAAAAATCATAA